A stretch of Candidatus Neomarinimicrobiota bacterium DNA encodes these proteins:
- a CDS encoding DUF5706 domain-containing protein, translating into MLSILGVFMVFFIVHFLKVQLDWFKFVMVIIYFIAALIAIVNLILVIVPRIRKDKPHSGTEGMSPMFFGGISQYQSAEAYAEDLMRVGDDAKQTYKMFAAQVYSLGQINNYKNLALKRAILFFVVAILSELLIIMSMAWARALPYLFPAS; encoded by the coding sequence ATGCTGTCGATTCTTGGCGTGTTCATGGTTTTCTTCATTGTCCATTTTCTCAAGGTACAGCTGGACTGGTTCAAGTTCGTCATGGTAATCATCTATTTCATAGCAGCCCTCATCGCCATTGTAAACCTTATTCTGGTTATCGTACCGAGGATCAGGAAAGACAAACCTCACTCAGGGACGGAAGGAATGAGTCCAATGTTCTTTGGCGGAATCAGCCAGTACCAGTCGGCGGAGGCCTATGCTGAAGATCTTATGAGAGTCGGCGATGACGCAAAACAAACCTACAAAATGTTCGCCGCCCAAGTCTATTCGCTTGGCCAGATCAATAACTACAAAAATTTGGCTCTGAAACGGGCGATTCTCTTTTTTGTCGTCGCCATACTCTCTGAACTATTGATCATTATGTCGATGGCCTGGGCCCGAGCACTCCCCTATCTTTTCCCAGCCTCGTAG